In Chelmon rostratus isolate fCheRos1 chromosome 4, fCheRos1.pri, whole genome shotgun sequence, a genomic segment contains:
- the fam20b gene encoding glycosaminoglycan xylosylkinase — translation MKLKQRMVVLCAVLLLLGLAKIFLLDGGEGSAASRRDLRAFRKMEAGLSLSRGARLTHTLQSPWEIASQWVGPREVYPEETPELAAVLTSLSTARIERADVGYKGTQLKALLVLDGGQKVVFKPKRYNRDYVVEGEPYAGYDRHNAEVAAFHLDRILGFRRAPLVVGRYVNLRTEIKPVATDQLLSTFLMQGNNTCFYGKCYYCRESEPACAEGEIMEGSLTLWLPDVWPLQKHRHPWGRTYREGKLARWEYDESYCDAVKKMPPYDAGPRLLDVIDTAIFDYLIGNADRHHYESFQDDGGASMLILLDNAKSFGNAALDERSILAPLYQCCMVRVSTWNRLNLLRSGALSSAMRQALGFDPIHPVLAEPHLAALDRRLSGVIATVKQCMESQGPDNTLIEDRMNLPHP, via the exons ATGAAGCTCAAACAGCGCATGGTGGTGCTGTGTGCCGTGCTCCTCCTGCTGGGCCTGGCCAAGATCTTCCTGCTGGATGGAGGCGAGGGCTCCGCAGCCAGCCGACGGGACCTCAGGGCGTTTCGCAAG ATGGAAGCAGGCCTCTCTCTGTCCCGGGGGGCTCGCCTCACCCACACCCTCCAGTCTCCGTGGGAGATAGCGAGCCAGTGGGTGGGCCCGAGAGAGGTGTACCCTGAGGAGACCCCAGAGCTGGCTGCTGTGCTCACCTCCCTCAGCACTGCCAGGATAGAGCGGGCAGACGTGGGCTATAAGGGCACGCAGCTCAAAGCTCTGCTGGTGCTCGACGGTGGACAGAAAGTGGTCTTCAAACCCAAGAG ATATAACCGAGACTACGTGGTTGAAGGCGAGCCATACGCAGGTTATGATAGACACAATGCGGAGGTGGCTGCTTTTCACCTGGACAG GATCCTGGGGTTCAGGAGAGCACCTCTGGTGGTCGGAAGATATGTCAACCTGCGAACAGAGATCAAACCTGTGGCCACAGACCAGCTGCTGAGCACCTTCCTCATGCAGG gTAACAATACGTGTTTCTACGGAAAGTGTTATTACTGTCGGGAGAGCGAGCCAGCgtgtgcagagggagagataatGGAGGGGTCTTTAACTCTTTGGCTGCCAGACGTCTGGccgctgcagaaacacagacacccCTGGGGACGCACCTACAGAGAGGGGAAACTGGCCAG ATGGGAGTACGACGAGAGTTACTGCGATGCGGTGAAGAAAATGCCTCCGTATGACGCGGGGCCGAGGCTGCTGGACGTCATCGACACGGCCATATTTGATTATCTCATTGGGAACGCTGATCGGCATCACTATGAGAGTTTCCAGGATGACGGCGGCGCCAGCATGCTCATCCTGCTCGACAACGCAAAGAG cttcGGAAACGCAGCTCTGGATGAGCGGAGTATCCTCGCACCCCTCTATCAGTGCTGCAT GGTTCGAGTGTCCACATGGAACAGGTTGAACCTGCTGAGAAGCGGAGCTCTGAGTTCAGCTATGCGGCAGGCGCTGGGATTCGACCCCATCCACCCGGTCCTGGCCGAGCCACACCTCGCAGCCCTGGACAGGCGTCTGTCTGGAGTCATAGCAACTGTCAAGCAGTGTATGGAGTCACAAGGCCCCGACAACACGCTAATAGAGGACCGAATGAACCTCCCACATCCCTAG